Within Bacillus solimangrovi, the genomic segment TGAGTATCTTTATTATTTAATAATATCGCTCTAAACCCTTGTTGAATTGGAGCTAATACATCATTTTCTATAGAATCACCTACGATAAGCACCTGCTCTGGCTGCAGTGAAGCCGTATTCAAAACATGATGATAAATTTCTGGGCTTGGTTTTTCATGACCAACTTCCTCAGATATAAATATGTACTCATTGGGAAAGACATTATATAGCCCGATTGCCTCTAACTTATCAAGTTGCCAACCTTTGCTGCCGTTAGTCAGGACTCCTACTCGATAATGATTACTAAGATCTGATATGAGTTTGATTACTTTCATATTAGGCTTCATATTCTTTTTGCCTATTGATTGATATAATCTTTCAAAATCAATTGCTGTTTCTACATCTGAAGTTTCCCCAACTTGCTCCATTGAATAGAGAAAACGATTAATCCTATATTCTTCAATTGAAATTTGTCGGCTGTCCAATTTACCAACAAGAAATCGATCTACTTTATTAAAGACTTCAAATAAATCGTGTTCATTCATATCCTTTGTGTAGAAATGATTTTTGAAGGTTTCTTTAACGCTAATTTCCCAATAGTCATCAAAATGTACAAGTGTATCATCTAGATCAAATAAAACTAGTTTAATAGGATCCATATGATTCTCCTCCCACCCATTCTAATCTGTTATGCCTTATAAAGTACATCTCTTCTGATAATTCAATATCCATTAAATAATTAGTTTTTAATGGACGACGCAATCTAATACGTTTCACCCTTAAGTGATAGAAAATTCATTTAAGTCTTAATAGTTAAATTTACCGCTTGGTCGTATTTTTGTAAATGACAAGATACAATAATCTGGATATTTAATGTGACTGTAATTGCAATAGAATTATTAATTCTAAAAATTTTAATGATTATAGGATTTATCTATTGCTTCCAGAAGTTAGATCTATCACAATTAAAGGTATTACTGTAACCATAACTTTTTTTACATTTAGGGAAAAACTAAATAGGATACATTTTTTAATGAAAAAACCCCTATTCTAATAGTTCGATCTCGTTTGTCCATGAGATTTAAATTCTTGTTCTAATCAATGATGAAGGAAAAATTTATTATATGAAGGTGATGAAAATATGTATAGAAATAAATTTAAAATACGAAAAGCCATTTCTGACGATGCAAAGGAACTTAAAAACTGTATGGATGCGGCTTACTCAGTGTACTCGAATAGATTCAAGGAGAAACTTCCACCTATGAATGTTGATTATAAAGAGGAGATAGCTTCATATCCTGTATGGGTAGCTGAATCTAACAAAAAGATCATTGGTGGACTGGTTTTAATATTTGAAGATAAATATACTACAGTAGCAAATGTAGCGGTTCATCCTGTTTATCAAGGTAAAGGTTTAGGACGTAGCCTTTTGGAATTGGCTGAAGCAGAAGCTAAACTTAGGGGGGATATTGAATTAAGATTGGCAACTCATGTATTATTGACCGAGAATATATCTTATTATCTTCACTTAGGGTGGATTGAGTTTGATCGCGATAATACTCGTGTTTATATGAAAAGAAATATCAAAAGTTAAATACTTTTTCCATTTAACTTTCTTATCTTAACAGATTAGTACACCGTTCGTTCATTTCGTATTGTTAACACTCGGGGGAACTGCAATTTTGTCAATTTAATATAGAAGAAACAACTTCATCTCTGTTAGACTGGAAGATGAAATAATCTCAAGTAGCCCTAAAAATACAACAAACTTTATTGGTTTTTGGGTTACTGAGTGTTTTATCTTTAACTATTCACTCAATGTCACAGTATCTTCGTACTGTGTAGTTAATGACCTTTTTTAGTTTTTCTTCTTGAACATGAGCACTCTTTCGTAAAATATGGTATTACCTAGTATTTTTTTGCATAATTAAAAATCTCTAGTACCTAAACAATCATTTTTCTCTATTATAAATAAAATAATTGATTACATTTTTATATCATTTCTACATAAATATATTCTCATCATTTATCATTTCGTAAATGTTTTGGTACTTATATATTGTTGATAATATTTTCAATTCAGTTTAATTAGATTGGGAAGCTATTATAAATTTTGGATGTATCCAAATTTAATCCCCTTTGCAACAGCTTCTAATGAGGAACTTACTTGAAATTTACTAAAAATGTTTTGGATATGATTTGAAACTGTTCTCTTACTAATGTATAGTTTTTCCGCAATGGTCTCCCGCTTATAGCCCTCGCTAAGCAGCCGTAAA encodes:
- a CDS encoding HAD family hydrolase: MDPIKLVLFDLDDTLVHFDDYWEISVKETFKNHFYTKDMNEHDLFEVFNKVDRFLVGKLDSRQISIEEYRINRFLYSMEQVGETSDVETAIDFERLYQSIGKKNMKPNMKVIKLISDLSNHYRVGVLTNGSKGWQLDKLEAIGLYNVFPNEYIFISEEVGHEKPSPEIYHHVLNTASLQPEQVLIVGDSIENDVLAPIQQGFRAILLNNKDTQKTQISHPLTIITELEELRWILLS
- a CDS encoding GNAT family N-acetyltransferase — its product is MYRNKFKIRKAISDDAKELKNCMDAAYSVYSNRFKEKLPPMNVDYKEEIASYPVWVAESNKKIIGGLVLIFEDKYTTVANVAVHPVYQGKGLGRSLLELAEAEAKLRGDIELRLATHVLLTENISYYLHLGWIEFDRDNTRVYMKRNIKS